The Papaver somniferum cultivar HN1 chromosome 3, ASM357369v1, whole genome shotgun sequence genome includes a region encoding these proteins:
- the LOC113360483 gene encoding zinc finger MYM-type protein 1-like, whose amino-acid sequence MTGKKKSGHAKAVIRQRKDAVERSQTGDMNKVDESTGRGLFNKLEELLQNLNLDIRNVRGQGYDNGANMTGKNKGVQKRLLKVNPRAFYMPCACHSLNLALCDMASSCPRAVSFFQVVQHIYNFFSGSTKRWTVFKKHVKGLTVKPLSDTRWESHIEAIKAIRFQAPEIRDAIIELSTSADFDAKTRGTAYSILTREIDNFEIILGMVVWHRALLAVKSVSIKLQTEDMNLDDVVTKLKDLVSFFKDYRRNGFEGALEEAKILATSMNIEPIFYEVRVRKRKKHFDEIDEIEEVQPPLQGMESFRIEYFIFIMDQAISSLKRRFKQFQAYEETYGFLFNIEKLRSLDDSTLRNSCVKLEKYLSYEMEFDINGDESYTELKVLRSFLPNETKKAIDVLSFLTNMGGCYSNASISYRILLTIPVTVASAERSFSKLKLIKSYLRSTMSQERLNGLAMLSIEADMLSSIDYDSIINEFASVNAKRSIFTSITSIVSS is encoded by the exons ATGACTGGAAAGAAGAAAAGTGGTCATGCCAAAGCGGTAATACGACAAAGAAAAGATGCCGTAGAAAGGTCTCAAACCGGAGATATGAATAAA GTGGACGAATCGACGGGAAGAGGACTTTTTAATAAACTGGAAGAGCTCTTGCAGAACCTGAACCTTGATATTCGTAATGTTAGAGGGCAAGGGTACGATAATGGAGCTAATATGACCGGAAAGAATAAAGGGGTGCAAAAGAGACTACTAAAGGTAAATCCTCGAGCTTTTTATATGCCATGTGCTTGTCATAGTCTTAACCTTGCACTTTGTGATATGGCCAGTTCATGTCCTAGAGCAGTCTCCTTTTTCCAAGTGGTGCAACATATATATAACTTCTTCTCAGGATCTACAAAACGTTGGACGGTGTTTAAGAAACATGTAAAAGGTCTTACGGTTAAACCATTATCAGATACTCGGTGGGAGAGTCATATAGAAGCTATCAAAGCAATCCGATTTCAAGCTCCCGAAATACGAGATGCCATAATAGAGCTGTCGACTTCGGCTGATTTTGATGCGAAGACAAGGGGTACTGCTTATTCCATATTGACACGAGAGATTGATAATTTTGAGATTATACTTGGTATGGTTGTTTGGCATAGAGCACTACTTGCGGTTAAGTCAGTGAGCATTAAACTTCAAACCGAAGATATGAATCTTGATGATGTCGTTACTAAACTAAAAGatcttgtttctttctttaaggATTACAGAAGGAATGGATTTGAGGGGGCATTGGAAGAAGCTAAAATACTTGCAACATCCATGAATATAGAGCCTATTTTTTATGAGGTACGAGtacgaaaaagaaaaaagcaCTTTGATGAAATCGATGAGATAGAGGAAGTACAACCACCACTGCAAGGTATGGAATCCTTCCGAATTGAATACTTCATTTTTATAATGGACCAGGCTATTTCTTCTCTCAAACGTAGGTTTAAACAATTTCAAGCATACGAGGAAACTTATGGATTTTTGTTTAATATAGAAAAATTAAGGTCTCTTGATGATAGTACCTTACGGAATTCTTGTGTGAAACTTGAAAAGTACCTAAGCTATGAAATGGAATTCGATATCAATGGGGATGAGTCATATACGGAGTTGAAGGTTTTGCGAAGTTTTTTGCCTAACGAAACAAAAAAGGCTATTGACGTGTTGAGTTTCTTAACAAATATGGGTGGCTGCTATTCAAATGCGTCTATTTCATATAGAATTTTATTGACAATCCCTGTTACAGTTGCATCTGCAGAAAGAAGTTTTTCGAAGTTAAAGTTGATCAAATCCTACCTTCGATCAACGATGTCTCAAGAAAGATTAAACGGACTAGCGATGTTATCCATTGAAGCAGATATGCTAAGTAGTATTGACTATGATAGTATTATAAATGAGTTCGCATCCGTAAATGCGAAAAGGTCGATCTTTACGTCCATTACTAGTATTGTATCTTCTTGA